The DNA sequence CGTCCAGCAGCAGCGCGGTCCCCGGGCCGACCGCCAGGCCCGTCTGGAGATCGATGGTGAGCAGATCGTCCGCCGTCGCATCGAGCGCCAGGCAGAGCCCCCCCGCGGTGATCGCGGCGCCCCGGATATCCCGTCCCTCCAGGAAGGGACCGATGATGGTCGCAGAAGCATCTGCCATGGAGATCGAGAGCAGGCGCGAGCCGGCCGCACCGCCGGCGATCTCGAATCCGAAAAGTTGCTGCGCGGCGTTCACCGTGAGACCGTCGACATCGATGGCCGTGCCCGCCCGATTCACCACGCCGACGATCGTCAGCTGCCCTCCGTCCTCCGGGAAGTGGAACAGGGTCGAAGGGGGGCCGCTGACCGGGTCGTGGGACTTGACGCCCCAGATCTCGGCGCCGCCCGTTGCCGCGTTCAGCGTGATCAGCGCAACGAAAACCCAGGCGATGCAAGCCACCTTCATGACGCCCCCCTGCAAACATCCGAATTCGCATGAGATCAACGTATTGTTTAGATGATAGCAGATCGGCGATGGCGTTTCCACGGGGGATCTCCGCGAGCATGGCGATGATGATATCCATTTTCCATGCTGGCTGCGGCCGGCGCCCTTGCGCGCTGCCACATCGGAGTGCCACACTTCAGTCGGCGATCGCACGGAAGGACGGCCCGGTGCACGACGACCACATCCGACACAGCCTCGGCGAACGCGTCAAGGAGCTCACGGCCCTGCATCGCACGGCCCGCTGCCTGCAGGACGCCGAGCGGCCGCTCGACGACCTCATGGCCGAGGTCCTGGCGATCCTACCCGAGGCTTGGCAGTACCCGACGATCACGGCCGCCCGTCTGCGGACCCTGGGCCGCGAGTGGGCCACCACCGGTTTCCGCGATACCCCGTGGCTCCAGCGCGCCGCCTTCACGGCCCGCGACGCGCGCGACGGCGGCGAGATCGCCGGCATGCTCGAGGTCTGCTACCTGGAGCCCCGCCCGGCCGCGGACGAGGGCCCCTTCCTGCGCGAGGAGCGGGACCTGATCGACTCTCTGGCGGACATGCTGCGCCTGCACGTGCAGCACGAGCTGGCCGACGAGGCGCTCCGCGACGCGCGCGACGGCCTCGAGCGCCAGGTGCACGAGCGCACGGCGCAGCTCGAGGCCAGCAACGCCGCCCTGAAGGCGGAGATCGAGGAGCACCGACGGGCCCGCCGCGAGATCGAACTCCACCAGCGCCAACTGCGGCGGCTCGCCTCGGAACTCTCGCTGGCCGAGGCCCGCGAGCGCCGGGCGATCGCCGCCGACCTGCACGACCACCTCGGCCAGGCCCTGGCCTTCGTGAAGCTCCGCCTGGGCGAATTCGCCGGCGACGCCGTGTTCTGCGGCTTCGAGCAGAGCCTGCAGGAGCTGGAGACGCTCATCGACCAGGCCATCCGCTACACCCGCACGCTGACCTGCGAGCTCAGCCCCCCCGTCCTGCACGAGCTGGGCCTGGGCCCCGCCCTGGAGTGGCTGGGCGAACAGGCGCAGGCGCGCCACCGGATCCGTGTCGACGTGCGCGTCGCGCGCGACGCCCAAGCGCCGGGAACGGACCTGGCCGTCATGCTCTTCCAGTGCGCCCGCGAGCTGGTGGCCAACGCCGTGCGCCACGGCCGGCCGCGGCGTGTGCGGATCGACCTTCGCCGCGAGGGCGACGACCTGCGCCTGGAGGTGTCCGACGACGGCGCCGGCTGC is a window from the bacterium genome containing:
- a CDS encoding ATP-binding protein; its protein translation is MHDDHIRHSLGERVKELTALHRTARCLQDAERPLDDLMAEVLAILPEAWQYPTITAARLRTLGREWATTGFRDTPWLQRAAFTARDARDGGEIAGMLEVCYLEPRPAADEGPFLREERDLIDSLADMLRLHVQHELADEALRDARDGLERQVHERTAQLEASNAALKAEIEEHRRARREIELHQRQLRRLASELSLAEARERRAIAADLHDHLGQALAFVKLRLGEFAGDAVFCGFEQSLQELETLIDQAIRYTRTLTCELSPPVLHELGLGPALEWLGEQAQARHRIRVDVRVARDAQAPGTDLAVMLFQCARELVANAVRHGRPRRVRIDLRREGDDLRLEVSDDGAGCDPARLVEAVPADGPGGFGLFSIRERLRHLGGGLEAESAPGRGATIVLRAPLTPTEVRP